From one Lycium barbarum isolate Lr01 chromosome 6, ASM1917538v2, whole genome shotgun sequence genomic stretch:
- the LOC132645440 gene encoding wax ester synthase/diacylglycerol acyltransferase 11-like, which yields MRCRANVIVNLRPALGLQAVADMIEKNAVVIQGNCLGFVLIPLTIAQLENPLDYVHKAKTSMDRKKHSLESQCIFYASQLLLKFFGFKGSTKLSQRAPSQTTPTFSNVVGPIEEVSCSGHQLAFLAPTCYGYPTGLLVHVCSYAKKLTFTIAVEEGIIPDPNQLGDDFVHSFMLIKEAALAKLRIKVD from the exons ATGAGATGTAGAGCCAATGTTATAGTGAATCTACGACCAGCTTTAGGGCTCCAA GCTGTAGCTGATATGATTGAGAAGAATGCCGTAGTAATACAAGGAAATTGTCTTGGCTTTGTCTTAATTCCCCTAACTATAGCCCAATTAGAGAATCCCTTGGATTATGTCCACAAAGCGAAGACATCAATGGATCGAAAGAAGCATTCCCTTGAGTCTCAATGCATCTTTTACGCTTCACAGCTTTTGCTCAAGTTCTTTGGCTTTAAG GGTTCGACAAAACTTTCTCAAAGAGCTCCCTCCCAAACCACACCAACCTTTTCAAACGTAGTCGGTCCGATTGAAGAAGTTTCTTGCTCAGGCCATCAATTGGCATTCCTTGCCCCAACATGCTATGGCTATCCCACT GGCTTACTGGTTCATGTGTGTAGCTATGCCAAGAAGTTAACATTTACTATAGCCGTTGAAGAAGGAATAATTCCAGATCCAAACCAGCTTGGTGATGATTTTGTCCATTCATTCATGCTTATCAAAGAGGCTGCCCTCGCAAAATTGAGAATCAAGGTTGACTAG